Sequence from the Leptospiraceae bacterium genome:
AGACGGAGTTAAACCAGAAAAAATTGCCAAGTATACAGGTCTTAGTGTAGAAGAAATTGAAAAGTTATAAATTAAATCTCTACATCAAAGAATAGTATAACATTACTTTTTCGTAATACACACGCCAGCAAACACCGCCTAACACATTCAGTTTCTAAACGCAATAGACTTACGAGAGCCGAATTAGGGAAAGCGGCTAAGAAGTATTAACCGGAATAAATCCGAAGAAAAAATCTCAAAAAGTCTATTGCGGTTAGAAATGAGTTGGACGAAACCGCGTTGTAATGAGACTTTATGCGGGACTATGGGGATTCAAAGTGACTAGGGAGGTCGGACTTGTTTTTGGATGAGGCTAATGGATACGAAAGAGCCAATTTTACATACGCTACATAGGAGAATCTTTTTGATCATGGACGCAAGAATATCTTTCCATTCTTCCGGTGTAGACTTCTGATTTAAAGAACGATTTAGTTTTTTAAGAAGTGACTTACATAATTCGAGAGAGTCTTTGCGAGATCGGTTTGCGATGATTCCGTAATGTCTGATTTTAACGAATCCTAATGGAAGGATATGCATAAGAAACCTGCGAATAAACTCTACACATGGTAGAGTCATTGTTTTGAGTTTGTCATTATCCGCATAATCTTTGTATCTGAATGTTACGGTATTGTTTGTGATTTCTAATATTCTCTGGTTACTGATTGCTATCCTGTGTGTATAACGTCCGAGGTATTTAATTACGGAGTCGGGATTTTCAAAAGGTTGTTTTGTATATACGATCCATTTTTTAGAATAGAGGTTTGTTAAAAATCTTTGAAAGTGTGATGGATCATTTAATTCTTCACAACTTTTGGGAATAGTAAGATAACTTCCATGATAGTATTTTTTTAAATGAAATAAAAATAATCTCTGAAATAGTTTTGATAGAACGGGAATCGGCAGAAAGAATTTATCTCTTGAATCGATCCATTTGCCTTTATCCGCAGAAATTCCACCTCCTGTGATTAGAACATGAATATGTGGATGATAAGATAAAGTCTGTCCCCAAGTATGTAGAATAGATAAAAAACCAGGAATACAATTTAGATACTTTTTATTCTTACTTACCTTTCTTAACGTATCCGAGACAGTTTTAAATAAAAGAGAATAGAATATTTTTTGTTATTTAATATGAGTGAGTTTAATTCACTGGGAAGAGTAAATACGACATGAAAATATTTCACAGGTAAAATATTCTTATTCTCTTTAACTAACCATTTCTCTTTTCTCAAAAACTGACATTTGGGACAATGCCGATTTCGACAGGAATTGTAGGAATTCTTTTCGAATCCACAGTGACTGCATTTATCTACGTGACCACCGAGCGTCTCTGTTCTGCAATTCCTGATCGCATAATATGCTTTTACCTCGTTTCGAGTTAAAGACTTACCATAGACAGAAAAGAATTC
This genomic interval carries:
- a CDS encoding transposase — its product is MFYSLLFKTVSDTLRKVSKNKKYLNCIPGFLSILHTWGQTLSYHPHIHVLITGGGISADKGKWIDSRDKFFLPIPVLSKLFQRLFLFHLKKYYHGSYLTIPKSCEELNDPSHFQRFLTNLYSKKWIVYTKQPFENPDSVIKYLGRYTHRIAISNQRILEITNNTVTFRYKDYADNDKLKTMTLPCVEFIRRFLMHILPLGFVKIRHYGIIANRSRKDSLELCKSLLKKLNRSLNQKSTPEEWKDILASMIKKILLCSVCKIGSFVSISLIQKQVRPP
- a CDS encoding transposase zinc-binding domain-containing protein, whose translation is METSQQEEMLVRKRILEVAEVFRENEKEFFSVYGKSLTRNEVKAYYAIRNCRTETLGGHVDKCSHCGFEKNSYNSCRNRHCPKCQFLRKEKWLVKENKNILPVKYFHVVFTLPSELNSLILNNKKYSILFYLKLSRIR